GGAAACTCGGAAAGATCCGAAAGCCTCCGCGTGGTCTCCCTCACCCGCTCGACATCCCCATTGAATATTATGAAGCCGCAGACACCGAAATCCCGCGCGAGACGCTCCGCCCGTTTGACCGAGCCGGGGTCCCGAAAATCGATTCTCGGCATAATAAACTGTGCCGCACGCCGGGACGCGGGGATATCTTTTGACGAAAAGACTGAAGGATTCTCATACATTTTTACAAGATATTCTTCCCAATCGAGATTTTTCCGAGAAACGTGGCATCCCGGGCTCCCGTAACTGCTGGCACGTTCGTCCGGTTTCCACACACGGTTTCATTCGCAAGCACCGCGAATCCTAGAGCTTCCTTGGCATCTGCGGGAATGCCGTATTCATCCGAGAGGCAAAGCCGCGTCGGGGCGAGCTTCTCACGAAGTCTCGAGACCATTACGGAATTTCTGGCGCCGCCGCCGCTCAGCACGACTTCTTCCACATCCGCACGAGGGTAAATGAATCTTTCATAGGCAGAAACTATGGAGCAGGTAGTAAACTCAACAAGGGTGCGCAGGAGATCGGGAAGAGATACCCCTTTTTTCTGGGCAAGGGAAAAAAGCCTCCCCGCCATCCGCTCCCCGAAAAGCTCCCTGCCGGTCGATTTAGGGGGTTCTATATCAAGGTACGGATTTTTCATGAGCCTGCGGAAAATGTCCTTATTAACCGAACCCTTCCCCGCTATCGTGCCGTCTTCATCGAAACTCCTCTCGCCCCCCGAGGCAAGACGCACCACCGAGTCCATCAGGGAATTGCCGGGTCCCGTATCGAAAGCCAGAAGCTCCCCGAGTTTTTTCGTGACCAGAGTGCAGTTGGAAATGCCCCCTATGTTATGGGCTATTACGTTTTTACCGGTTCCGGAGAACAGCAGGTAGTCGACGTAGGGGATAAGGGGCGCTCCTTCTCCGCCCGCCGCCATATCCCTAGTCCTGAAATCTCCCACCGTGGTAATTCCCGTGGCCTCGCAGATAACGTCCGCTTCGCCCAGCTGAAGGGTCGAGGAAACCTCCTGTCCCAGAGAAGGGGGGTTATGAAAAACCGTCTGGCCGTGGGTGCCCACCAAGTCAATGTCGGTCGTTTTGAGTGCCGCCTTCCGCAGAAGATCAAAGACCGCCGCGGCAAACTCCTGGCCGAGCAGGAAATTAAGATCGGACAGTGAGGCGGTGTTCAAGGCACCGGGAGAGAGAAGGAGCTTCCTTGCGTCATCGGAGTATTCCCGGCAGATAAAGTCCTCAACCTGTACTTCTGTATCCTCTCCCGAGCCGCGAATCCTTACCAGCGCCGCGTCAATACCGTCCATCGAAGTCCCGGAAATGAGACCGACGGCCAGTTTTTCCTTCTTCGAAATTATCGGACGAAGCCAGTTCACGCGGAAAAAGTTACCTGATGAAAAAAGGATTTAGCAGACGGAATGAGCATGGGGCCAGTTACGAATTCCCCGCCGAGCGGGATATGCCCCTTAGGGTTTTCTTCAAGTACCCGCCGTTTTCCCGCAGCACTTTGACCGACTCTTCGGGCAAGAGGCCGCCGAGTTTCATTACCACGGCAACCTTGAGATTTCCGCCGGCTTTCTGGAAAAGCGAGGCAGCCTCCTCTTCCCCCACGCCACATATGTCCATTATGATTCTCCTTGCCCTGTCGACAAGCTTTGACGATGTGGGCTTAAGGTCAACCATCAGGTTTCCGTAAGTTTTCCCGAGAAGTACCATCGCGGTCGTCGTAACCATGTTAAGGACCATCTTGGTAGCGGTAGCGGCCTTGAGCCTGGTGGAACCCACTATCACTTCAGGACCGACAAGAAGGGGTATGACCAAGTCGGCCGGGGTGTTCTCTGGCTCGCTGCAGCATACAAGTATGCTTGTGCAACCAACCGTCTTTGCATACTCAAGAGCTGATATCACAAACGGCGTACCGGAGCTCGCCGCGATTCCCAAGACCACGTCGTCCCCCGAGAGTTTTTTGTCACGGAGGGCTTCCACGGAAGCCGTAGCGGAATCCTCAGCACCCTCGACCGAGTTCCATACTGCATCCCGCCCTCCCGCCATAACCGCCTGCACCGTTTCGGGACCCGTTCCGAAGGTAGGCGGGCATTCGGCAGCTTCCATTACCCCGAGCCGCCCGCTTGTCCCCGCCCCGACGAAAAAGACCCTGCCGCTACGCTCAAGGGAGCGGAAAACCATTTCCGCTGCCTGGGAGATGGAATCTTTTTCCCTGGAAACGGCCTCAAACGCCGCTTGGTCTTCCCCGCTTACAAGATCAATGATCTCAGAACATGAAAGTTCATCGATACTGACCGTCCTCGGGTTTACTTTTTCTGTGAGCAGGTGTCCTGTCCGGCGAGTCTTTTCCACAGGAAACATTATATCTGAAACATGCGCCGCTTATCCGGAGAACCGTCCGCGGTGCCGGGTTTGATTTGTAAGCGATATCCGTATAGAGTGCTTTGGATATTGCGGGTGTAGCTCAGCTGGCCAGAGCATTGGCTTCCCAAGCCAAGGGTCGCGGGTTCGAATCCCGTCGCCCGCTCTCACTCTCTGAAGGCTGTATTTGAATTCTGGTTGTCGCACTAATATCAAATCCGCCCGATTTGTATTGATGATTCTGCTTTTCCCAATCCGAAAAAATTAAGTTCGTGGAAAAACATTTAGAAATATCATAAGAGGGTAAATTGTCGGCGAATCTCTCCAGTACCAACAAACTGAGAGAGCAGGCGGTAGTTTCCTTGTTCATGGCGAACCCTGCCAGCCACTATTGCCGGATGAATATTTAAAGCTCTTGCC
The genomic region above belongs to Candidatus Dadabacteria bacterium and contains:
- a CDS encoding anhydro-N-acetylmuramic acid kinase — its product is MNWLRPIISKKEKLAVGLISGTSMDGIDAALVRIRGSGEDTEVQVEDFICREYSDDARKLLLSPGALNTASLSDLNFLLGQEFAAAVFDLLRKAALKTTDIDLVGTHGQTVFHNPPSLGQEVSSTLQLGEADVICEATGITTVGDFRTRDMAAGGEGAPLIPYVDYLLFSGTGKNVIAHNIGGISNCTLVTKKLGELLAFDTGPGNSLMDSVVRLASGGERSFDEDGTIAGKGSVNKDIFRRLMKNPYLDIEPPKSTGRELFGERMAGRLFSLAQKKGVSLPDLLRTLVEFTTCSIVSAYERFIYPRADVEEVVLSGGGARNSVMVSRLREKLAPTRLCLSDEYGIPADAKEALGFAVLANETVCGNRTNVPAVTGARDATFLGKISIGKNIL
- the murQ gene encoding N-acetylmuramic acid 6-phosphate etherase, with translation MEKTRRTGHLLTEKVNPRTVSIDELSCSEIIDLVSGEDQAAFEAVSREKDSISQAAEMVFRSLERSGRVFFVGAGTSGRLGVMEAAECPPTFGTGPETVQAVMAGGRDAVWNSVEGAEDSATASVEALRDKKLSGDDVVLGIAASSGTPFVISALEYAKTVGCTSILVCCSEPENTPADLVIPLLVGPEVIVGSTRLKAATATKMVLNMVTTTAMVLLGKTYGNLMVDLKPTSSKLVDRARRIIMDICGVGEEEAASLFQKAGGNLKVAVVMKLGGLLPEESVKVLRENGGYLKKTLRGISRSAGNS